A part of Maridesulfovibrio hydrothermalis AM13 = DSM 14728 genomic DNA contains:
- a CDS encoding damage-control phosphatase ARMT1 family protein, producing MKTQLDCLPCFLKMALAGIRAACPGQEDVHEKVVKHWAAGFAAADLDESPPSLAGRFFREISDHIGAVDIFKDQKDAANKRVMELLPEIREKVLGSEDPLLAALGVSIIGNYMDCAVAGEFDWEAELETLEDGLDCELFSHFLDKLEREKSLLVLGDNAGEIGLDTILTGLLQDRGVQVTYVVRGTNVLNDATLVDAEYVGMTEVCEVVSSGVDTPGTVLDRCDADFRARLENAPVVLSKGMGNFESLWGVLPGIFYAFKVKCPVVAKIAGHPVKTSLFCREG from the coding sequence ATGAAGACTCAATTGGATTGTTTACCGTGCTTTTTGAAGATGGCTCTTGCGGGAATCCGGGCTGCCTGCCCGGGGCAGGAGGATGTACATGAGAAGGTTGTAAAGCATTGGGCTGCAGGTTTTGCTGCAGCTGATTTGGACGAATCTCCACCGTCTCTTGCAGGGCGTTTTTTTAGAGAGATTTCTGATCATATCGGCGCAGTGGATATTTTCAAAGATCAGAAAGATGCTGCGAATAAGCGGGTTATGGAACTTTTGCCAGAAATTCGTGAAAAAGTTCTGGGCAGCGAAGATCCTTTATTGGCGGCCTTGGGAGTTTCGATTATCGGTAACTATATGGATTGCGCTGTTGCTGGTGAATTTGACTGGGAAGCTGAGCTTGAAACTCTGGAGGATGGGTTGGATTGCGAACTATTCAGCCATTTTCTAGATAAGCTTGAGCGTGAGAAGTCTTTACTGGTACTTGGGGATAATGCCGGAGAGATCGGGCTTGATACTATTTTGACCGGACTTTTACAGGATAGGGGTGTACAGGTAACCTATGTTGTACGTGGAACTAATGTTCTTAACGATGCCACACTGGTCGACGCTGAATATGTGGGAATGACTGAGGTCTGCGAAGTTGTAAGCTCCGGTGTTGATACTCCTGGAACTGTGCTGGACAGGTGTGATGCAGATTTTCGTGCACGTCTTGAAAATGCACCGGTGGTTTTGAGTAAGGGGATGGGTAATTTTGAGTCGCTTTGGGGAGTTCTGCCCGGTATTTTTTATGCATTTAAAGTGAAATGTCCGGTGGTAGCGAAAATTGCAGGACATCCTGTGAAGACGTCTCTTTTTTGCCGTGAAGGTTAA
- a CDS encoding AsmA family protein: protein MLVRVKKIFWILFILFDLCILGAGLWGLYYLESDAPRLELERLFSEALGREVVFEENLDLIFYPWLGIDTGSISVSAAPDAEYPHQLTVKGIDFKVRLLPLLHGNLEVDTIIVNSPVFRMDRGKDGKLDLPAMGESNAVSGSDPRIPFIKSITVRGVSIVNATSTYTDVGSGYSFKVSGVNVRTGLLRKDTPLAFDLSAALDADIMELSAKINIKGLMDFSVHDRTVSFSETSLSMHAESDKLLGPGESVQGIASLDFDLVEGLIDVKGLVVQGAGIRLSGSARCTDIYHAPDFKGTLKSTRFDPKAVFSRFTPVPIPAEFKDILNSASFIVDFHSTLNKTTLTNMVLAVDDTMIMGELSLKNYRQPWVEFDILADSIVLDPYAKLFGLAKNDPGQNAAVKSANSESPASKFRQVVIADLVRQIPCNGKLEVAKFAYDGIRLENTRLAISPGPKVASLSVGKGSYLDGDFALRADLSFDEQKGKDLLYLSGKGEVSPFSMARLPVKFDGVKFESGKAGLKLNSLTSQGKTPGELVRNIELDIKLEGKKIAAVITRKEVPEQYRNVHAKSLSLAFTTIPLGGTAPLGFVGRKADVNISGNILKPSVSIDSSFTGDIFCNRRSPDSWRVKNGKLKLSLGGTGFPLLKKGFSLSLAGAAGLEDKSLKLDEISLKSGKVKLMGSIDAKRLGEDTATANGILKIADTECAEIFDLFGVEKPQTKDPRAFDSVELDSSFQLNGENLNLRVNNCRLDTASAAGTFELVDFSNPVLNFVVKGDHIDVDRFLPPEEEDENLANNGTQSKSSGFESVENYKFPEWQFPDKFLGSINATGRVECNYFRIFDFGGSKASADVSMQNAVIDIRNIKADFHEGNAAGRISLGLRNGTVELGTDLEARGFQAGLFFADYVGRDIVRGRSDASLKISGNSTANIDLVDTLGGDFAFKITDGSYFFAVTDDKGKKSKKDLKPTDFSVMKGVISGKGGRFKVKNYTLKTDYLTATAVGGFSFPDDSIDLNVNADIIRLPNLYLKIVNALLDAITGVNVHVSGRLNDPKVEVKGLERWGDVLGDVLGLPEDSFMFFRKLIF, encoded by the coding sequence GTGCTCGTTAGGGTAAAGAAAATATTCTGGATATTGTTTATCCTCTTTGATCTCTGCATTCTGGGTGCAGGGCTTTGGGGATTGTATTATCTGGAATCTGATGCGCCCCGGCTGGAGCTTGAAAGGCTTTTCAGTGAAGCTCTCGGCCGTGAGGTTGTTTTTGAGGAGAATCTGGATCTTATTTTTTATCCCTGGCTCGGGATTGATACCGGCTCTATTTCAGTCAGCGCCGCACCTGACGCAGAATATCCTCATCAGCTTACAGTTAAAGGGATCGATTTCAAAGTACGCCTTTTACCTCTTTTGCATGGTAATCTTGAAGTAGATACAATCATAGTTAATTCTCCTGTTTTCAGGATGGATCGTGGAAAGGATGGTAAGCTTGATCTTCCTGCTATGGGGGAAAGCAATGCTGTGTCCGGCAGTGATCCTCGAATTCCTTTTATTAAATCAATTACCGTGCGCGGCGTAAGCATTGTAAACGCTACTTCTACATATACGGATGTCGGGAGCGGGTATTCGTTTAAAGTTTCCGGTGTGAATGTTCGTACCGGACTTTTGCGTAAAGATACGCCGCTGGCTTTTGACCTGAGTGCTGCACTGGATGCTGACATCATGGAACTCAGTGCAAAAATCAATATCAAAGGGCTGATGGATTTTTCGGTTCATGACCGGACGGTCTCTTTCTCGGAAACATCTCTATCCATGCATGCCGAGAGTGATAAACTCCTCGGCCCCGGTGAGTCTGTACAGGGAATCGCATCACTTGATTTTGATCTTGTGGAGGGGCTGATTGATGTCAAAGGACTTGTTGTTCAGGGGGCGGGCATTCGTCTGTCCGGCTCTGCGAGATGTACGGATATTTACCATGCTCCTGATTTTAAAGGTACACTCAAATCTACCCGCTTTGATCCCAAGGCTGTATTTTCCCGATTTACACCTGTACCGATTCCGGCAGAATTCAAAGATATATTGAACAGTGCATCTTTCATTGTAGATTTTCACTCAACTCTTAATAAAACCACGCTTACAAACATGGTTCTGGCTGTAGATGATACCATGATCATGGGAGAATTATCTCTTAAAAATTACCGTCAGCCGTGGGTTGAGTTTGATATTCTGGCTGATTCAATTGTTCTGGATCCGTATGCTAAGCTTTTCGGACTGGCGAAAAATGACCCGGGCCAGAATGCAGCTGTAAAAAGTGCAAATTCTGAATCTCCGGCAAGTAAGTTCAGGCAGGTGGTTATTGCTGACCTTGTCCGCCAGATTCCCTGTAATGGGAAACTGGAAGTTGCAAAATTTGCTTATGATGGAATTCGCCTGGAAAATACACGTCTTGCCATTTCCCCCGGGCCGAAGGTGGCCAGTCTGAGTGTGGGGAAAGGCTCATACCTTGACGGAGATTTTGCTTTGCGGGCCGATCTTTCTTTTGATGAGCAAAAGGGAAAAGATCTGCTCTATCTTTCGGGTAAGGGGGAGGTTTCGCCATTTTCTATGGCCAGACTTCCGGTGAAGTTTGATGGAGTAAAATTTGAATCGGGCAAGGCCGGACTTAAACTGAACTCTTTAACTTCGCAGGGCAAAACGCCGGGAGAACTGGTTAGAAATATTGAGCTTGATATTAAGCTTGAAGGGAAAAAAATTGCTGCTGTCATAACCAGAAAAGAAGTTCCGGAGCAGTACAGAAATGTTCATGCGAAGAGTTTGAGTTTAGCATTTACAACCATCCCTCTTGGCGGAACTGCTCCGCTGGGCTTTGTGGGGCGTAAAGCTGATGTTAATATTTCAGGGAATATTTTGAAACCTTCTGTATCAATTGACAGCAGTTTTACGGGCGATATTTTTTGTAACCGCAGGTCGCCAGACAGCTGGCGGGTAAAGAATGGTAAATTGAAATTGTCTCTAGGTGGAACAGGGTTTCCGTTATTGAAGAAGGGTTTTAGTCTTTCTCTTGCCGGAGCAGCCGGCCTTGAAGACAAAAGTCTGAAACTGGACGAAATATCACTTAAAAGCGGGAAAGTTAAACTCATGGGCAGCATTGATGCTAAGAGGCTTGGCGAAGATACCGCAACAGCAAATGGCATCCTCAAAATAGCCGATACAGAGTGTGCTGAAATTTTCGATCTGTTCGGGGTAGAAAAACCGCAAACTAAAGACCCCAGAGCTTTTGATTCAGTTGAGCTGGACAGTTCTTTTCAGCTAAATGGTGAAAACCTGAATTTACGTGTTAATAATTGCCGCCTTGATACAGCCTCAGCTGCGGGAACATTTGAACTGGTAGATTTCAGCAATCCCGTACTTAATTTTGTGGTTAAGGGTGATCATATTGACGTAGATCGTTTTTTGCCTCCTGAAGAAGAGGACGAAAACCTTGCTAACAATGGAACACAGTCTAAATCTAGCGGTTTTGAAAGTGTTGAAAATTATAAATTTCCTGAATGGCAGTTCCCTGATAAGTTTTTAGGATCAATTAATGCCACCGGCAGGGTTGAGTGTAATTATTTTCGGATTTTTGATTTTGGCGGCAGTAAGGCGAGTGCTGATGTGAGCATGCAGAATGCAGTAATAGATATCCGGAATATTAAAGCCGATTTTCATGAAGGGAATGCTGCTGGCAGGATTTCGCTCGGCCTTCGTAACGGTACAGTGGAGCTTGGTACGGATCTAGAGGCGCGAGGGTTTCAGGCCGGACTCTTTTTTGCTGATTACGTAGGGCGTGATATTGTAAGAGGACGTTCTGATGCTTCGCTTAAAATAAGTGGAAACTCGACAGCGAATATTGATCTGGTGGACACTCTCGGTGGTGATTTCGCTTTTAAAATAACTGACGGGTCATATTTTTTTGCTGTAACTGATGACAAAGGCAAAAAAAGTAAAAAGGATCTAAAGCCGACTGATTTTTCAGTAATGAAAGGTGTCATCAGCGGTAAGGGCGGACGGTTCAAGGTCAAAAATTATACCCTTAAGACTGACTATCTTACAGCTACAGCCGTTGGCGGTTTCAGTTTTCCCGACGATTCTATCGATCTAAATGTAAATGCAGATATTATAAGACTTCCTAATTTATATTTAAAAATTGTAAATGCTCTTTTAGATGCCATAACCGGGGTAAACGTTCATGTCTCAGGCAGGTTGAATGATCCTAAAGTAGAGGTCAAAGGTCTTGAACGCTGGGGAGATGTGCTTGGTGATGTTCTCGGTTTACCGGAGGATTCTTTTATGTTTTTCAGAAAACTCATATTTTGA
- a CDS encoding YihY/virulence factor BrkB family protein, with amino-acid sequence MAGIKIGGRVSEFFLHDIWDWSSHHARGPFKMLYTVARVAYLVSMGFLKDQCIIRASALTFTTMLSIVPFLAVAFSLMKGMGFQESSYIHDVLLKVSAGREEIVNKILEYVDNTNVQTLGWIGVTTLLFTVLSTVGTVEKAFNIIWKVKRGRTFWRKFTDFFSVIFICPVAVIVATSVSVSLKKQAMLHSLENIYGVSEVESLLIKLAPLVLIWLAFTFIYAFMPNTRVRLRSALVGGIIAGTIWQMAQWAYINWQVGVSKYNAIYGSFAQLPLFLLWLYFSWIIVLLGSEISYAVQNVMLYRQQRFMPDAGVEDMQKFSLLALSLMSVRFERAEPPFNIEELAGEIGVPVSFISPMLDKFVENGVLVHAGEDDKEIYTFALSPQHISILRIMSILSGSGKEASAAVDSPGMEYVSGLMNDIKEVVRDSGKDITLSACADGLAEVMSVARAEEMKDSAPGMETESGFEGNEGNDTRKVLAE; translated from the coding sequence ATGGCCGGAATTAAAATTGGAGGCAGGGTCTCGGAATTTTTCCTGCACGATATCTGGGACTGGAGTTCGCATCATGCCCGCGGGCCGTTCAAAATGCTGTATACCGTTGCCCGTGTTGCCTATCTTGTTTCAATGGGATTTTTGAAGGATCAGTGCATTATCCGTGCGTCCGCCCTGACTTTTACTACCATGCTTTCAATTGTCCCTTTTCTGGCTGTGGCTTTTTCCTTGATGAAAGGAATGGGGTTTCAGGAATCTTCGTATATTCATGATGTGTTGCTCAAGGTTTCCGCCGGAAGGGAGGAGATCGTCAATAAGATATTAGAATACGTTGACAATACCAATGTGCAGACTCTTGGCTGGATCGGGGTTACAACGCTTCTTTTTACAGTTCTATCCACTGTCGGAACTGTAGAAAAGGCTTTCAATATTATTTGGAAAGTTAAGCGGGGCCGCACATTCTGGCGTAAATTTACAGACTTTTTTTCAGTGATTTTTATTTGTCCGGTGGCGGTTATTGTTGCTACCAGCGTCAGTGTTTCACTTAAAAAACAAGCGATGCTGCATTCGCTGGAGAATATTTACGGAGTTTCAGAGGTTGAAAGTTTGCTTATCAAGCTGGCTCCGCTGGTTTTGATATGGCTTGCTTTTACATTTATTTATGCCTTTATGCCCAATACCCGGGTACGTCTCAGGAGTGCTCTTGTCGGCGGCATAATTGCCGGAACCATTTGGCAAATGGCCCAGTGGGCTTATATTAACTGGCAAGTGGGGGTCAGCAAATATAACGCTATTTACGGTAGCTTTGCGCAGTTACCGTTATTTCTGCTCTGGCTTTATTTCAGCTGGATTATTGTACTTCTGGGTTCCGAGATCAGTTACGCTGTGCAAAATGTTATGCTTTATCGTCAGCAGCGGTTCATGCCTGATGCCGGAGTAGAGGACATGCAGAAATTTTCGCTTCTGGCGTTAAGTCTGATGAGTGTGCGTTTTGAGCGTGCTGAACCTCCCTTTAATATAGAGGAGCTTGCCGGGGAGATTGGTGTTCCGGTCAGTTTTATTTCACCCATGCTGGATAAGTTTGTTGAAAACGGCGTTCTTGTACATGCCGGTGAGGATGATAAGGAAATTTATACCTTTGCACTTTCACCTCAGCATATCTCCATCTTGCGGATCATGAGTATCCTGTCAGGCAGCGGTAAAGAGGCCAGCGCAGCGGTGGACAGTCCGGGGATGGAATATGTTTCAGGGCTTATGAATGATATTAAAGAGGTCGTCAGGGACAGTGGAAAGGATATAACTCTTTCTGCCTGCGCCGATGGCCTTGCTGAAGTTATGAGCGTTGCCAGAGCTGAAGAAATGAAAGACTCTGCACCGGGAATGGAAACTGAATCGGGGTTTGAAGGAAATGAGGGAAATGATACTCGTAAAGTCCTTGCAGAATAA